One Esox lucius isolate fEsoLuc1 chromosome 1, fEsoLuc1.pri, whole genome shotgun sequence genomic region harbors:
- the LOC109615628 gene encoding P2Y purinoceptor 14 yields MATIPPPIDCGFNEDKMDIIISSLSFLFLIPALIINGIVVWVCMHMQSTSTFIVYLKNLVAADLLMILTIPFKAAKDMPSAPLALKAYCCRYSDVIMYLCVYMSIILLGLISLDRFFKIVRPHGRLLGQNVVFGKVLSASIWVVMLIAVAIPTMVLTNQDLTNNTKGSCMKMKSQAGRNWHEGVVIFDNMIFWLVCVLIFFCYICITRKVIQSYRKSGSSNDKRMYKTKVRVFMVLLVFLVCFLPYHVICIQYTKYQVTTMPSCTKTTLRISKRITLWTATMNVCLDPLIYFFLCKTFRNTLLKTLHLKSGTCNWLIRRASDPNPRNTAQDNSASKADAE; encoded by the coding sequence ATGGCAACAATTCCTCCTCCAATTGACTGTGGCTTTAATGAAGACAAGATGGATATAATTATATCAAGTTTGTCCTTCCTGTTTTTAATTCCGGCCCTCATCATCAATGGTATAGTAGTCTGGGTCTGCATGCACATGCAGTCAACATCCACCTTCATAGTGTATCTGAAGAACCTTGTGGCGGCTGACCTTCTGATGATTCTGACCATCCCATTCAAGGCCGCCAAAGACATGCCCAGTGCTCCTCTGGCTCTGAAAGCCTATTGCTGTCGATATTCTGATGTTATTATGTACCTCTGTGTGTACATGAGCATCATTCTACTGGGACTAATTAGTCTGGACCGCTTCTTCAAGATCGTCAGGCCTCATGGCCGGTTGTTGGGTCAGAATGTGGTCTTTGGCAAAGTCCTGTCTGCCTCCATCTGGGTGGTTATGCTGATCGCAGTTGCTATTCCAACTATGGTCCTAACCAATCAGGATCTCACAAACAATACTAAAGGGTCCtgtatgaaaatgaaaagtCAGGCAGGACGGAATTGGCATGAGGGTGTGGTCATTTTCGACAACATGATCTTTTGGTTGGTATGTGttctgattttcttttgttaCATTTGCATCACAAGGAAGGTTATTCAGTCATACAGGAAATCTGGAAGCAGCAATGACAAGAGGATGTATAAGACCAAAGTACGGGTGTTCATGGTTCTGCTGGTTTTCCTGGTGTGTTTTCTCCCTTACCATGTCATATGCATTCAATACACTAAGTATCAAGTTACTACAATGCCCAGCTGCACTAAGACCACCTTAAGGATTTCTAAAAGGATAACCTTGTGGACAGCAACTATGAATGTCTGTCTGGATCCTCTCATCTACTTCTTCCTTTGTAAGACCTTTAGGAACACCCTGTTGAAGACCCTTCATCTCAAATCAGGAACATGTAACTGGCTCATTAGGAGAGCGTCAGACCCGAACCCAAGGAATACAGCCCAGGACAACTCAGCATCTAAAGCTGACGCTGAATGA